From a single Desulfobacterales bacterium genomic region:
- a CDS encoding response regulator has product MAKNNQIRLWGFYPFCLIIPNNKKTEINIGKLNILIVEDDILNQEVAASLLNSHKVVVVKNGIDAIKILEKENFDVVLMDIEMPEMNGLETTKIIRDSESNVLDHNIPIIAMTAHEDTEDKDRFIKCGMNGYLSKPVISKKLFEVIHQVMNE; this is encoded by the coding sequence ATAGCTAAAAACAATCAAATACGTCTATGGGGATTTTACCCTTTTTGTTTAATTATACCCAATAATAAGAAAACTGAAATAAATATAGGGAAATTAAATATTCTTATAGTAGAAGATGATATTTTAAATCAAGAAGTTGCAGCGAGTTTGCTAAATTCACATAAGGTTGTTGTTGTGAAGAATGGAATAGATGCCATAAAGATTTTAGAAAAAGAAAATTTTGATGTGGTATTGATGGATATAGAAATGCCAGAGATGAATGGTTTAGAAACCACAAAAATCATTCGAGATTCAGAATCTAATGTGCTTGATCATAATATCCCGATTATTGCTATGACCGCTCATGAAGACACAGAAGATAAGGATCGATTTATAAAATGCGGGATGAATGGTTATCTTTCAAAGCCTGTTATATCTAAAAAACTGTTTGAAGTTATACATCAAGTGATGAATGAATGA